TACTGAGAACCTAATATGAAGTATATAAAGAAAAGTATATAAAAGGACACCCATCATAAGAATGGCTTAAGAAAATGTCGCCAGTCTCATCTTCGCGCACGAGATTGGTCGAGTTTTTATGGTTTGAGTTGACGCTTAAATAGTAGAGTTGCGGTCTTAGACAACAATTTACAGTTTCAAAAAATATAAAAAATATAAAAGGACACCCATCATACACTATCACTTATACCCGACTTACTCGTAAAAACTCGCTTTCTAACGATTCAAGGTCGGAGTTTCTCTCTATTCTAGTGTTATGGGTCGAATTCACTACACTCGAGACTAGGGTAATTTGATGGGTGTTCTACTATGACTCTAAATCCACAGTCTAGATTGCTTGACCACATAATGTATATTATTGCTTCAGCAAATTAATACCAAAGTACATGGAAGTAATATGAAGAATTTTCTCGTCGCCTCGTTGTTAGTGCTTTTTTCGATGGTCACCGAGTGTGATGCACAAGTAATGGAGGAAATTGCTGTTACCTCGCCACGGTTATCATACTCTGGAGATAGAAACGATTTCAGGCGTTATATCAATAGTATTGATACATCACCTCGGCCAGGTGACGGTATATCCGGCGATATTGAAGAACAAGAGCGCCTGTGTGAAGCGCACTATAAAAAAGAGCGTGCAAAATGTGAGGAACAAGCTATTGCAGGAACGGTAGGCAGGGTAGAAACTGAATGCGTTCCATATTTGAGTCACCCTAACGTTGAAACGACATTTGAGATCAGTGTTCCGGGTGCCTCCGGCACAACCAGAATTACCGCTACCACGGGTATTCAACTATACGACGCTTGTGTCGGGAGAGCGAATATGCGGGAGCAGGCAGTATTAAAGGTGTGTGAAAACATTGAAAGAAACGCCGACTGTGAATTCAATTAAAGGTTAGATTACAGCTATGTTCACAAAATCCAAGATAATCGGTGCTTTAACGGTTAGTCTGTTAGCAATTGGTTTGTACTATTGGCAGAGCTCCCAACAAGTCAAAGTTGCTGGCTCAGACGAAGAAGGTCATATAGAAATCACTTTGCCACAGCCTCAAATACTCGCTCGGGTCGATGACGATGAGCAACGATCAACCAACAGCAACCAGGAAAGGATTGAGACTGCAACCTCAGAGGAGAAGGTATTCAATTATGACGAAGATTGGTGTTTGTCTACAGATCTAAGCGACGAAGGCCGAGAACAATCCGAGAATGAATATACCGAATGGGCTGCTTCACGAAATCACCTTGATGGCGATAGGGTCGAGCAATTCAATCGTTATACGAGTTATGATATTGAAGCTTTGAAGGCCTTGGGCGATCAGGGTGATTTGCTGGCCCTATCGGCGATTGTAGCGAACCCTGATGTAACCGATGAGCTTAAAGACAAAGCAGCATGGACCGCAGCTGTGTATGGTGGTACTGGGAGTGCGATGTCGCACTTTTCGACCAAGCTGAAAGGGGAGGCCGTGGCACAGATGGTCGCGGGCAAAAAAGTACTAGCGAAAAAGACGTTTTTAGAGAGCGTTGCTTGGGACGAATTTTCAGCAATGCGTGGAGACACGCTGTTGATAGAAACAATACCGTTTACACTCGCCCTAGACAGTATGAAGGAGATTCAGATTACTGAAGCGGACGAAAAGTGGATCACCCAAAGAGCAAGAGAACTCTATTCCAAATTAAGCGAAGAGCGTATTTTAATGGGGCTTGGAGAGTTCGATAATACTATTCCCAAAGTTGTCGCCGTCGAACGGTACGGTGTAGCTGCCTATAGCATTGCCAATTATGAGCAGGGCGAATGGTACTTAAAATATTTTCCACCATCAGAGTGCCTTGATAAAAGGCTAGAGTTATCAGCCAGCAAATAGGGTCAAAGCGTCAGAGTCGAATTAGTACTGTTTCGTAAAAAAATTGCCGCGCTGCGCTCGCGATGACGGGTGAGAGAAGCTCTCAGCAATGGGTGAGAAATGATAAAAGGACGCCCATCATAAGGGTCCGGAAAGGGGTCAGAGCCGAGTTAGTACTTTATCGTAAACAGATTGCCACGCTGCGCTCGCAATGACGAGTCTTCGTTTGACTCAATCACCGTCATACACCATGTGCAGGCTATCCGCTATTTAGCAAGGTGAAGAAGCTGAACCCGAATATAAAAGGACACCCATCATAAGAATTGCTGTCCAACGATACGAGAGTGCTTCTTGGTAAGGTCATAACCATCCTTGTTTATTCATCCTTGATTGACTTTCGTCTGTCAGTGAAGCGGGTTTATGGCAAGATGGTTATGATGGGTGTCCCAGATATGACAGCGACGGGTCAGTCGCAATTCGTCTCGGGGACTGTGTGCATCTCAGTAAGCGAGATTTACGCTTCCGTGGTGATGCCCAAAATCGTCAAGGAAATAAGAGACAAGGAACCTGGAATCATGATCGAGGTCGTCGCATCGAACGAGATCAGTGACCTACAAAAACGTGAAGCGGACATTGCTGTTCGAGCTGTGCGTCCAACACAGACCGAGCTGATTACCAAAAAGATCAAGGACATGAGCGCAACCTTATACGCGACGCCGTGTTATCTGCAAAAGCTCGGCTCGGTTAATACAATTCAGGAGCTAACACATGCGCTCTTTGTTTCTGTCGGCAGTCGCGAGGCCTTTATAAAGGCGATGGCAGGAATGGGTTTAATGCTCGCCGACGACAATATTTCAGTCGTATGTGAGAGCCATCTAGTGCATTGGGAGATGACCAAGGCAGGTTTGGGCATTGGGCTAGTCCCGACCGACATCGGGGACGCCGATCCAAGTGTACAACGGGTGATAACAGGGCTAGAACTGATACAGTTTCCGATTTGGTTAACGACGCATCGAGAACTCCGTACCAGCAAAAGAATCCAGTTGGTATTTGAATTGCTTGCAGAGGCGCTCTCGTCTTAAGTTGCAGGCAATCTAAGCTGAAACGTACACGTAGCTAGGCGCGAAGATTGCCACGCCGCACTCACAATCACGGTTTTCAAGTAGCTAGCGCCATCGACCTACCCCATGGGCAGGCTACGCGCTTCTGAGCGAAGCGAAGAAATAAATACAGTAATGCGTCTCCCCTGAACCGAACCGCACGCCGATTCAATTCGAGCGAGCGCAATGCATCCGCTTGTAAGTGGCTGGGCTAATACCATACAGCGCTTCAAATGCCATGCGAAATCCAAGTTCTGACTGATAACCGACTCTGCTGATGACTGTCTTCAGCGCTAGGCCGGATTCAATTAAGTGTTTGGCGTGATATAGGCGTCGAGTCGTTAAAAATTTCGCGGGTGTTGTACCCAAAGATTCAACGAACTTACGGTGAAAACTGCGTTCACTCATGGCGCATCGGTCTGCCATATCACTGACTTTGATCGGCAAGTGCATATGTTCGTCTAACCACAGCACAACCTCTGCCAGTGCGGTATCCAGTTTGGCTTGCGCATCCGTTAACTGACTGTATTGCGACTGATACCCTGGACGATGCACGTACAGCACCAGCCACTTGGCGACATCTCGCATAGTCGCATTGCCTAAATCCCTGCCCACCATGGCGAGTGCCATGTCGATGCCCGTGGTGACACCAGCCGAAGTCCAGATGTTGCCATCTACGGTATACAACGCGTCCTGTTCAACGTGGATTTTCGGGTACTCACGCTTAAGGGCACTCAGGTCGGACCAATGGGTGGTGGCCTTTTTACCTTCTAGGAGTCCTGCGGCGGCGAGAATTAATGCGCCGGAACAAATCGAGCCGAGCCGATCTGCATGCTTAGAATTCGATTGCAGCCAGTGTTTGAGCGTTGGGTTTTTGCAAGCCGTGTTTATTGCGGCGGGGTCACCACCAACAATTAACAGTGTGTCAGTACTGGATAGTTGAATGTCTTGCAGTGCGTTGGCGGACACGGCGATACCCGATCTAGAGTCGATCAGGCCACCAGAGCAGGACACAGTACGGATTGTGTAAACCGCTTTACCAGCCAGCTTATTGGCCATATGGAACACGGAAGAGGGACCAGATAAATCAAGCAATTCAAACTGCTCAAAAATGACAAAAATAATGTTACGCACTGTACTCATTGGCAGAAAATTAACTATATTTGTCATTTCTGTCAAACAGGATTGTCGCACCATGCACATCTCGAATCACCGTAAATGACCTATTGAGATGAATATTGGTATCTATATCTACGATCAAGCCGAGGTGATGGACTTTTCAGGCCCTTTCGAAGTGTTCTCTACTGCGAGTAGAGTCTGTTCAGGAGGGCGTCCGTTTGAGGTGTTTTTAATTGCGGAAGAACCCGACGCAGTCACCGCTCGAGCTGGCTATTGCGTGAGGCCTGAGTTCAGCATTCAAAATCATCCTGCGCTGGATGTGCTGGTGGTCGCAGGGGGCGATCACACCCAAGAAATGCACAAGCTACCGGTGTTGAGCTGGGTTCGTGATCAGGCGGCTAAGATAGAGCTCTTGGCATCCGTTTGTACTGGCGCCTTTATTTTGGCGGCAGCGGGTTTACTCGATGGTAAAAAGGTGACCACGCACTGGGAAGACATCGATGATTTACGAACGCAATTTCCACACCTCGACGTGGTCGAAAACGTACGATGGGTAGAACAAGGTAATTTATTCACTTCAGCAGGTATCTCTGCGGGTATCGATCTGTGTTTGCACATCGTAAGTCAGCTAGAGAATAGCGAACTCGCGGAAAAAACGGCGCGACAAATGGACTACCGATGGATTAAAAATCCCGATATCTAGGCTGTACAAATCACATTGGCTAGTCGGGAGATGAACTTTTGAACAGAGTCAGTTTATAAACGCCGCTTGAATTCTGCGAATCGTCCGTTCAAGATGCTTGTAAAGCAACTCGATGACGCCTACCAGCATGAAAAGCTATCTTGTTTCAGTAACGATCAGCAATTGTCTTTTGACGGCTGAAGCTAAGAAAAAATCACCATACATAATCGACAA
The sequence above is a segment of the Arenicella chitinivorans genome. Coding sequences within it:
- a CDS encoding substrate-binding domain-containing protein, which codes for MIDFRLSVKRVYGKMVMMGVPDMTATGQSQFVSGTVCISVSEIYASVVMPKIVKEIRDKEPGIMIEVVASNEISDLQKREADIAVRAVRPTQTELITKKIKDMSATLYATPCYLQKLGSVNTIQELTHALFVSVGSREAFIKAMAGMGLMLADDNISVVCESHLVHWEMTKAGLGIGLVPTDIGDADPSVQRVITGLELIQFPIWLTTHRELRTSKRIQLVFELLAEALSS
- a CDS encoding GlxA family transcriptional regulator; amino-acid sequence: MTNIVNFLPMSTVRNIIFVIFEQFELLDLSGPSSVFHMANKLAGKAVYTIRTVSCSGGLIDSRSGIAVSANALQDIQLSSTDTLLIVGGDPAAINTACKNPTLKHWLQSNSKHADRLGSICSGALILAAAGLLEGKKATTHWSDLSALKREYPKIHVEQDALYTVDGNIWTSAGVTTGIDMALAMVGRDLGNATMRDVAKWLVLYVHRPGYQSQYSQLTDAQAKLDTALAEVVLWLDEHMHLPIKVSDMADRCAMSERSFHRKFVESLGTTPAKFLTTRRLYHAKHLIESGLALKTVISRVGYQSELGFRMAFEALYGISPATYKRMHCARSN
- a CDS encoding DJ-1/PfpI family protein — its product is MNIGIYIYDQAEVMDFSGPFEVFSTASRVCSGGRPFEVFLIAEEPDAVTARAGYCVRPEFSIQNHPALDVLVVAGGDHTQEMHKLPVLSWVRDQAAKIELLASVCTGAFILAAAGLLDGKKVTTHWEDIDDLRTQFPHLDVVENVRWVEQGNLFTSAGISAGIDLCLHIVSQLENSELAEKTARQMDYRWIKNPDI